Below is a window of Candidatus Latescibacter sp. DNA.
TGAACGGCGTCATGGCGGCGGTGGTTGCAGCGGTCATTATTACCGTAAGCATGGCTTTTCTTCCGATGCGGTCGTTCTTCCGCCTTCCCTCGAAAGCGATCAGTCCGGCGGAACTGAAAAAGGCTTTCACCTTCACCCTACCTATTGCGGCCACCCTGCTTACCTTCTCCCTTTTCCGGGGAATGGATATGGTGTGCGCCCGCAGATTCTTTTCACCTGAAGCCGCCAATGCTTATGCCTGTGCGGCTTTTGTGGGTTCGGCTTTTTTTACTCTTTCAGGGATTTTCATGGTTATGTTCCCGGTGGTGGCCGAAGAAAAAACCCTGATGCGCAACCCCATCCCGTTTCTCCTCCGCAGCGCCACCGTAGTCGCAGGCCTCTCCGGAATCGGAATCGCCATCGCCTGGTTTTTTCCCGGCCTGGTCATGATCATCTCGACCCAGGGAAAGATAATTCCCGGAGCGGAGCCTCTTATCCGCATTGTGGGACTGGCGGTGCTTCCGATTTCACTCGTGTATATCATGGCGAACTATTTTCTCGCTCAGCACATCTCCGGATTCATCCCGATTCTCGCAGGAGGAGCGATCCTGCAGGCGGCATTCATTCTTCTTTTCCTCTCCACCCCGTTACATCTGCTCTACAGCGTCGGCGCGGCGAATTTTTTCACCTTAAGCGGTATGTTTTTCTACCTTTTTCTCCATCACAAACCTTTTGCGAATTAAAAAAGACTCAGTCCGTCCCGAAAAGTCCCTTCTGGGGCATGATTTTGGTGGTCAGCGCACGGTTCACCAGGATTTTGCCTCCTTCACGGATGGCAATATGCCCGGAAGCGCCCCCCTCAGTTCCGAACACCACCTCCCAGGTGCGGGCGCCGCTGGAAAATTTCACTCCCACCTGTTTCCTATTCTTCACCAGTTCCGACTGCACCATCTTTGCCAGATTCAGGTCGCCGACCTGTATGAGGTGAAGGAACAGGGCTTCATTCTTTGATTCCGAAGGACTTACCTCCACACGCCACTGTCCGAGGAGCTGCGTGGTGTCGGGAGGTGAGTTGTGCGGCATGGGCCAGTTGCGCCCACCCGACCAGAATTGTTTTCCAGGTCCGCCGATCTTTGTCATCTCGGCCTTTTCCGGAAGAAGTGTTCGGGAAAAGAGTTTTCCCTGTCCCTGTGTCTCTGAAAATATGGAGTCATCTATCTGAGGTTCAGTGGCAGTATGAAGGAGCCAGGTCTTTTTGTATTCGGGTCTGGCCGACACCACACGGTCGAAAACTACGAAATAATCAGGGTGCAGAAATACGAACTGCCGGAGTGCCAGGCGGCATTTTTCAGCGGAGTAGCACCCGGTGGCGTCGCTTGCGACATAGGAATAATCATCATTGGTTTCAAACGCCGCCACCTTCGAACCCAGAAGCTCGTTCTGGCCGCCGTCGTTTGGCACCGGAAGATCCTCCTCTCCGGGTGCGGGTGCACCCCAGCGCTGGCCGCCTACAAATCCCTTTTCCGTCGATACAAAGCCGGCCCCCTTGTCCACATAGACAGGCAGAACCTCCCCAGGCATGGTGATGAGTATGCAGTTATGCGCCACCGTCCGTGGATAGTAATTCTGTGTGTGGATTCCGCCAGGCCGTGAGCCGGTATCCAAGGCGAGAAATCCCTTCTTGAAAATCAGGAACTGGTTGTTGTCCCAGTGCTTGTGCTGCTCTATGACCCCGCCCGCCATAAAGAGGGCATAGGTGTCATCCGGCCCGGGACCTGAGCGCATGAACACCTGCCCCATGTTTTCGAAATTACGGGCATGAGGCATAACTGTCGCCGGTCCCATGGCCTGGACATCATCCCTGCGCTCGGTCAGGAGAAATGGGAGATAGGGAAAGGAACCGTAGTTTCCTGTCGGGACCTGTCCGATCATCCACTTGGAGAATGCGGCGCACTTAGGGCTGCTATCCCCATAAAAATTAATGATCTGGAGGAGATGGGAGCGCATGTTGCTCAGGGAGAGCCGGTTTGTGGTATGGTAGGCGTCGCCCGCCCCGAATTCCAGCAGTCCCGGGAGCATGTTCCAGTAAAGGTAGCCGGGAAGGTAGGATGCGTAAGGCCAGTCCAGGGCGATATTCTTCCCTGTGGCGGAACGAAACGAATGGAAGAAATTATATTCCGCCCAGGGATACGCCGCCATCACATAGTTCATGCTCGCAGATGCGGAGCCGCCGTCATCTCCTGCGCCCTTGCGACGGTGAGCGAGAACCTCCATAAAGAGCCGATAGCCCTCAGAAAGGAAGGTTTCGGCACGGACATCATCGATTCCCTCGCCGAATGTGGCCAGCCCGGCATACCATAGAAGCGCCGGATTGCCGTAAAAACCGGTGGTCGAACGCGACCAGCTTTCCTGGGGAAGAAAGTGCGGCCTTTTCGTGGTCGGCTGAATATTCTCCACTTCATCGAGGAAAGGGAGCGCCAGGTCCTTTCTCTCCTGCGCCGAAAGGCGGTTGAAAATCCAGTCATAGGCCGCCCAGGCATTGGTCTGGTTGAAAGAGTACCAGTTCGCCGCTATCTTCTGTGCATATTGGTCCAGATAGTAATCGATGCTCTTTTTAAGGAGTTTCTTTGTTTTCACCAGATACGTGTCATCCCCGGTCACCAGGTACACAAAGGCCGCTTCAGCAGACTGTGTGCCGTAATCGCCCGGCTGAGCCTTGTCAGGGTCCAGCCGGTCTGCGCGCATTTTCATGTCATTGAAAAGTTTTGCCTCCTCGTTCAGCGCCCGTGCTTTTATCGCCGGGAAACTCTCAGAGTTGAAAAAAATACGGGGATGATCCTTCCGCAGCATGGATTTCAGATCATCAGGCGCTTTGACAGGGGCAGGAGGAAGCTGGGCCAGTCCCGGCGCGGCATATGCGAGAATACAAAGTCCAAAACCCAAAGCCAAAAGTCCAGAGTAAAAGGTTTTATTCTGTCTTTTGTCTTCCATCTTCTTTCTTTTTTTCATCCTCCATCCTCCATTTTTAAAGTCCAAAGCCCAAAATCAAAATCCTTTATTTTGCCTTCTGTTTTTTTAAACCTCGATTATCCATAAAAAGGTAATATTACGTTTTTCTCCGCTTTTTATAACCTCACCCCCAGTCCCCCTCTCCTAGTCAGGAGAGGGGGTAACTCTCGACAGGCCATATCTTTACCCTCTCCTAATTAGGAGAGGGTGGCCGAAGGCCGGGTGAGGTTTTCGATAGTGCGGAAAGCTCTGAAACACTTTTTCCCGGATATTCATCATTAATCCTTTTCTTGGCAAGCCTCAAACTGTTCAGCACGACCGAAACGCTTGAAAAAGCCATGGCCGCCGCAGCGAGCGCCGGATGCAGGTCCCGTATGATTCCCGGCAGCCATTGAACCGTATGGAGCGCTCCCGCTGCCACCGGGACCAGGGAAATGTTATAGAAGAACGCCCAGAAAAGGTTCTGACGGATCGTGCGCATGGTTTCCCGCGAGAGCCGTATCGCCCGTACCACCCCCATGAGCTCGCCGCCCACCAAAGTTACATCCGAAGCCTCCATCGCCACATCGGTCCCGGTTCCGAGGGCAATGCCTACATCCGCCAGGGCAAGCGCCGGAGAGTCGTTGATGCCATCGCCCACCATTCCCACCATTCTTCCCCCTTCACGGGCGGCGGCGACCGCATCAGCTTTCCGGTCCGGAAGCACCCCGGCAATTACCCGTTCTATCCCGACCCTTGCGGCGATGGTCCTGGCTGTCGCTTCATTATCTCCGGTGAGCATCACCGGCTCTACGCCCAGCATTTTCAGAAGGCTTACCGCCCCGGCGGCATCGGGTTTCTCACGGTCTGCCACAGCCAGAAGTCCCGCAAACCGGCCATCGATCAGAGCGGCCATGCAGGTTTTTCCTTCATGGGAAAGGCGGTCAGCTTCCTGCCAGACAGCAGGTTCCAGGTGAAGAAACTCATCGATCCAGGCGGGTTTCCCTACCCGGATGAGAGAGCCGCTCACCTGCGCTTCGATCCCCTTCCCCGCGATGGATTGAAACTGTTCCGGTCCGTGAACAATGCATCCCCTCTCCTGCGCTCCCTTTACAATCGCCCGTGAGACGGGATGCTCGGAGCCGGACTCCGCTCCAGCAATGAGACAGAGATCGCTCGCGACGTTTTCCCCGCCCGGGATGAAATCTGTGAGGATGGGCATGCCGACTGTGAGTGTGCCGGTCTTGTCGATCATGACTGTGGTGAGACGGTGGGCTTTTTCCAAAGCCTCGCTGTTTTTGAAGAGAATGCCCATCGATGCTCCTCTGCCGGTTCCGGCCATAACCGCGGTGGGAGTGGCCAGGCCGAGCGCGCAGGGACAGGCGATCACCAGCACTGCAACCATGCGGATCATGGCAGGCACGAATGCTCCCCCAACCACCCACCAGAGAATAAAGGTTGCAAGAGCGATAAGGATTATGGCTGGCACGAAAATGGATGCGGCGCGGTCGGCGATGCGCTGGATGGGGGCTTTGCTGCCCTGGGCCTGACGGACGAGGCGGATGACCTGGGCGAGAGCGGTGTCCTGCCCGACTCCGGTGGCCCGGATGCGGAGACGTCCCTGAATGTTGACAGTAGCGCCGAAAACCATTTCGCCTGCTGTCTTATCCACCGGAAGGGATTCGCCGGTCATCAGGCTCTCATCAACCGAAGAGCCGCCGGAGATCACTACGCCGTCCACAGGAATCCGCTCGCCGGGCCGCACCACCACGATGTTCCCCCGGAGAACCCGGTCCGCCGGGATGCTACGTTCGGCGCCGTTCTCTTCCACATGTGCCATGGCGGGCGCCAGGTCCATGAGCTTCCGGATGGCCTGCGCCGTGTGTCCCCGGGCGCGGGTTTCCAGAAGCTTTCCCAGTTTGATCAGTGTGATGATGAAAGCGGCAGTCTCGAAATAGGTATGCATTCCCAGGCCGGGAATGAGCAGCACCATGACTGAATAGAAATAGGCTGTCGAGGAGCCGAGGGCCACGAGTACATCCATGTTCGCGCTACGGCCAAGGATACTGCGGAAGCCGCCGGAGTAGAAACCCCGTCCGGTGTAAAACTGTACCGGTGTCGCCAGAAAGAAGAAGAGCCAGTTCACCC
It encodes the following:
- a CDS encoding heparinase II/III family protein, encoding MKKRKKMEDKRQNKTFYSGLLALGFGLCILAYAAPGLAQLPPAPVKAPDDLKSMLRKDHPRIFFNSESFPAIKARALNEEAKLFNDMKMRADRLDPDKAQPGDYGTQSAEAAFVYLVTGDDTYLVKTKKLLKKSIDYYLDQYAQKIAANWYSFNQTNAWAAYDWIFNRLSAQERKDLALPFLDEVENIQPTTKRPHFLPQESWSRSTTGFYGNPALLWYAGLATFGEGIDDVRAETFLSEGYRLFMEVLAHRRKGAGDDGGSASASMNYVMAAYPWAEYNFFHSFRSATGKNIALDWPYASYLPGYLYWNMLPGLLEFGAGDAYHTTNRLSLSNMRSHLLQIINFYGDSSPKCAAFSKWMIGQVPTGNYGSFPYLPFLLTERRDDVQAMGPATVMPHARNFENMGQVFMRSGPGPDDTYALFMAGGVIEQHKHWDNNQFLIFKKGFLALDTGSRPGGIHTQNYYPRTVAHNCILITMPGEVLPVYVDKGAGFVSTEKGFVGGQRWGAPAPGEEDLPVPNDGGQNELLGSKVAAFETNDDYSYVASDATGCYSAEKCRLALRQFVFLHPDYFVVFDRVVSARPEYKKTWLLHTATEPQIDDSIFSETQGQGKLFSRTLLPEKAEMTKIGGPGKQFWSGGRNWPMPHNSPPDTTQLLGQWRVEVSPSESKNEALFLHLIQVGDLNLAKMVQSELVKNRKQVGVKFSSGARTWEVVFGTEGGASGHIAIREGGKILVNRALTTKIMPQKGLFGTD
- a CDS encoding heavy metal translocating P-type ATPase; the encoded protein is ANCASAVERALERKAPGVESASVNLADDTVHIIYDPSLTGPGKMAEAVENAGYTLVIPRQGELEAKAEKEARDHELRRERRSFAVGVIFTLPLFLLSMARDFSLAGTWAQGAWVNWLFFFLATPVQFYTGRGFYSGGFRSILGRSANMDVLVALGSSTAYFYSVMVLLIPGLGMHTYFETAAFIITLIKLGKLLETRARGHTAQAIRKLMDLAPAMAHVEENGAERSIPADRVLRGNIVVVRPGERIPVDGVVISGGSSVDESLMTGESLPVDKTAGEMVFGATVNIQGRLRIRATGVGQDTALAQVIRLVRQAQGSKAPIQRIADRAASIFVPAIILIALATFILWWVVGGAFVPAMIRMVAVLVIACPCALGLATPTAVMAGTGRGASMGILFKNSEALEKAHRLTTVMIDKTGTLTVGMPILTDFIPGGENVASDLCLIAGAESGSEHPVSRAIVKGAQERGCIVHGPEQFQSIAGKGIEAQVSGSLIRVGKPAWIDEFLHLEPAVWQEADRLSHEGKTCMAALIDGRFAGLLAVADREKPDAAGAVSLLKMLGVEPVMLTGDNEATARTIAARVGIERVIAGVLPDRKADAVAAAREGGRMVGMVGDGINDSPALALADVGIALGTGTDVAMEASDVTLVGGELMGVVRAIRLSRETMRTIRQNLFWAFFYNISLVPVAAGALHTVQWLPGIIRDLHPALAAAAMAFSSVSVVLNSLRLAKKRINDEYPGKSVSELSALSKTSPGLRPPSPN